In Planctomicrobium piriforme, the genomic stretch CAGTGCGGTTGACTACGGGTTCTTCCTGCAGGAAGTTCAATCCGGGAACGTCAAGGACGTGGCGATCAACAGCCTCACCATTCAAGGCAAATGGGAAAATCTGAAGGTCGCGCAGGAAGCCTGGCTGAAGTACAAGGCCACGAAAGAGGCCCCGCCGGCGGATGACGCAGCCGAGAAGAAGCCTGCGGCAGCTCCCAAAGCGGAACTCACGGAGCTTTTTACGACGGATGTCCCTGCGCTGGAAGGGGAATATCCCCTCCGGCTCATGGAGAAGCACGGCGTCCATATCAGCAGCGTGAATGACAACTTCAGCGTGATGCTGCTGCAGTCATTCATTTACCTGTTGCCGGTCATTCTGATCTCGGTGTTCCTGCTGTTCGCCATGCGGCGGTCGGCCGACCCGATGAGTTCCGGCATGTTCGGGAATTTCGTTCGCAGTCAGGCCAAGCGTTTCCGTCCCAACGATCTGCAGACGACGTTCAAGGATGTCGCCGGGATGGAACATGCCAAGCGCGAACTCGAGGAAGTCGTCGACTTCCTTAAAGACCCTGCCAAGTTCCAGCGTCTGGGCGCGGAGATCCCCAAGGGAGTGCTGCTGGCCGGACCGCCGGGAACCGGGAAAACGCTGCTCGCCAGAGCCGTCGCCGGCGAGGCAGGCGTGCCGTTCTTCTCGATCAACGGCTCTGAGTTCATCCAGATGTTTGTCGGCGTCGGGGCCAGTCGCGTCCGCGATATGTTCCGCACCGCCAAGGAAAACTCCCCCTGTATTCTGTTCATCGACGAAATCGATGCCGTCGGCCGGGTTCGCGGCGCAGGCGTCGGGGGCGGTCATGACGAACGCGAACAGACGCTGAATCAAATCCTCAGCGAGATGGACGGCTTTCAGGCGAACGAAGCAGTGATCGTCGTCGCGGCCACCAACCGCCCCGACGTCCTCGACCCGGCCCTGCTCCGCCCCGGCCGTTTCGACCGTCACGTTTCAGTCGATCGCCCCAGCCGCCTGGGACGCGTCGGCATCCTCAAGGTGCATGTCCGCAAGGTTCCCCTCGGCGAGAACGTCAATCTTGAAGACATCGCCGGCAGCACCATCGGGTTTTCCGGTGCGGACCTGAAAAACCTGGTCAACGAAGCTGCCCTCGCCGCCGCCCGTGACGGCAAGTCGCAGGTCGACCGCATCGACTTCGAAACTGCTCGTGACAAGATCATGATGGGAGTTGCCCGCGAAGAAGTGCTGAACGCCAAGGAACGCCGGATGACCGCCTATCACGAGGCCGGTCACGCCCTGCTCGCCTGGCTGCTCCCGGAAGTGGACACGGTGCATAAGGTCACCATCGTCCCCCGCGGCCGCGCTCTCGGGGTCACCCAACTGCTGCCGGAAGAAGAACGCTTTCACATGGGCGAAAGCCGCTTGCGGTCCCAATTGGCCATGATGCTGGGGGGCCGCGCCGCCGAGAAGCTGGTCTTCGATGAGTTTTCCGCCGGCGCCGAAGACGACCTCAAACGAGCTTCGCAAATTGCCCGTCGCATGGTCAGCGCCTGGGGGATGAGCGAACGCATCGGGCCTGTCGCCTATCGCGATGGAGAAGAGCATCCGTTCCTCGGGAAGGAAATTCAGGAGACCCGCAAGTACAGCGAGCAGACTGCGTTTCTCATCGATCAGGAGATGCAGAAAATCCTGATCCACGCGAGCGAACGGGCGACCAGCATTCTCGAAGACAACCGCGAAAACCTCGACCGGATTTCCGACGCCCTGCTCGAACGCGAGATCGTCTCGCGTGAAGAGTTGATTGAGCTGATCGGCCCCAAGCGGGTCGAAGCAGACGTGGTTGCGAGCGTTTGAGACGCGCTTCAATTTCGAAATCCGAAGCAACAAATCCGAAACAAATTCAGAAAGCCAATGACCAGAACGCAGTAGCGGGTTCGGTCATTGGCTTTTTTTCGGATTTCGATTTTCGT encodes the following:
- the ftsH gene encoding ATP-dependent zinc metalloprotease FtsH, which translates into the protein MAEPKKAKRVEPDDGADKSNPRGGFPFFVLLMIFGLLALGGYQLMLTGNRSAVDYGFFLQEVQSGNVKDVAINSLTIQGKWENLKVAQEAWLKYKATKEAPPADDAAEKKPAAAPKAELTELFTTDVPALEGEYPLRLMEKHGVHISSVNDNFSVMLLQSFIYLLPVILISVFLLFAMRRSADPMSSGMFGNFVRSQAKRFRPNDLQTTFKDVAGMEHAKRELEEVVDFLKDPAKFQRLGAEIPKGVLLAGPPGTGKTLLARAVAGEAGVPFFSINGSEFIQMFVGVGASRVRDMFRTAKENSPCILFIDEIDAVGRVRGAGVGGGHDEREQTLNQILSEMDGFQANEAVIVVAATNRPDVLDPALLRPGRFDRHVSVDRPSRLGRVGILKVHVRKVPLGENVNLEDIAGSTIGFSGADLKNLVNEAALAAARDGKSQVDRIDFETARDKIMMGVAREEVLNAKERRMTAYHEAGHALLAWLLPEVDTVHKVTIVPRGRALGVTQLLPEEERFHMGESRLRSQLAMMLGGRAAEKLVFDEFSAGAEDDLKRASQIARRMVSAWGMSERIGPVAYRDGEEHPFLGKEIQETRKYSEQTAFLIDQEMQKILIHASERATSILEDNRENLDRISDALLEREIVSREELIELIGPKRVEADVVASV